Part of the Quercus robur chromosome 5, dhQueRobu3.1, whole genome shotgun sequence genome, TGCACAGCGAAAGAAGAATGACGAGATGAAGCTGAAGGATCTGAAAGTGAAGAACTATCTCTTCCAAGCGATCAACCGAACCGTTCTTGACACCATTCTCAAGAAGGATACTGCCAAAGATATATGGGACTCcatgaagaaaaaattcaaaggaaATGCAAGGGTCAAGAGGTCTCATCTTCAAGCTCTCCGCAGAGAATTTGAAACTCTTGAGATGAGGACTGGTGAAAAAGTGACAGAGTACTTTTTTAGGGTCATGACAGTGGCCAACAAGATGCAAATTTATGGAGAAGATATGCAGGATGTTAAAGTGGTGGAGAAAATTCTACGCTCTTTAACTGAGAAGTTCAACTATGTTGTCTGTTCTATTGAGGAGTCAAAGGACATTGATGCTCTTACTGTTGATGAGTTACAAAGCTCATTAATAGTGCATAAACAGAAGTTTCAGAGACGAAATGGTGAGGAACAGGCTTTGAAAGTGACATCTGAAGAAAAGTTTTAGAGATGAAATAGTGAGGAACAGGCTGTGAAAATGACATCTGAAGGAGGAAGAGGTCGTGGTCGTGGTAGCTacagaggaagaggaagaggccGAGCAGACTTCAACAAGGCAACTGTGGAGTGTTACCGATGCCATCAACTTGGACATTTTCGGTATGAATGTCCTTCTTGGAACAAAGAAGCAAATTATGCAGAGCttgatgaggaagaagaaatGCTTTTGATGTCTTATGTGGAGTTGTATAAGGCCAAAAGAGAAGATGCATGGTTCCTTGATTCAGGGTGCTCTAATCACGAGCGGAGATCGAACCATGTTCAATGAACTCGATGAAAAATTTCGACATTCGGTAAAATTGGGGAACAACACTAAGATGGATGTGATGGGAAAGGGAAGTGTGAAGCTACTGCTGAATGGAGTCAATCATGTTGTTGCTGAGGTATACTATATTCCAGAGTTGAGAAATAATCTCTTGAGCATAGGACAGTTGCAAGAAAGAGGCTTGGCTATTTTGATTAAGGAAGGGATGTGCAAAATATTTCATCCAGAGAAGGGTTTGATAATTCAAACCAACATGAGTGCCAATCGGATGTTTATCTTGCTGCCTCAATCTCAAGCTTCCTCTCAAGTACAATCTGATCAGTGCCTTCACACAAGAACTCAACACTCGTTTCATCTTTGGCATCGGAGGTATGGGCATCTAAGTTACAAAGGTTTGAGAACCCTGCTGTACAAGAACATGGTACGTGGACTTCCTCAACTCTCTGCCTCAAGGGTGACATGCACTGATTGCATCAATGGAAAGCAACACCGTGACCCTATTCCAAAGAAGAGTACTTGGAGAGCAACTCAGAAGTTGGAACTTATTCATGCAGATATTTGTGGTCCAATCACTCCTACATCTAATAGCAACAAGAggtatattttgatatttattgaTGATTATAGTAGAAAAGCATGGGTGTATTTCTTGGTAGTGAAGTCAGAGGctttaaacttttttaaatactttaagACTATGGTTGAAAAAGAAACAGGGTTATTTGTTAAGTGTTTTCGCACTGATAGAGGAGGAGAATTCAATTCAAATGAGTTCAATGATTTTTGCAAACAAAGTGGGATCAAGAGGCAGTTGACCACCGCTTATACTCCACAACAAAACGGTGTAgctgaaaggaaaaatagaaccGTGATGAACATGGTTCGTTCCATGTTATCTGACAGGAACATTCCCAAGACTTTTTGGCCGAAGGCAGTGAACTAGACTATTTATGTCCTAAACAGGTGTCCTACATTGGCAGTCAAGGATGTTACACCAGAGGAAGCTTGGAGTGGAGTGAAACCCTCAGTAGATCATTTCCGGGTTTTTGGTTGCATAGCACACGTTCATGTTCGAGAAGAAAGGAGGACTAAACTTGATAATAGAAGCATTACTTGTGTGCTATTGGGGGTTAGTGAGGAATCAAAAGGTTACAAGCTATTCGATCCTGTTGCTAAGAGAGTTGTTGTGAGTAGAGATGtaatttttgaagaagaaaagcaaTGGGATTGGGATGTGagttatgaaaaacaaatagtAGTAGATTTAGAATggggtgatggtgatggtgagaATGAAGAAGGGGTGAGTGAAAGTAGGAATGAAGAAAATActgatggagaggtaggagagACTCATGATGAGGGAGTTAGAGAAGAGGAAGATGGCTCTAGTGAGGGTGAAGAGAGAGTGAGGGAGTTGAGGCAATCTCGTGAGAGGCAACCTCCTACGTGGATGGGTGATTATGTTAGTGGTGAAGGTCTATTTGAGGATGAAGTTCATATGGCATTGGTAGTGTCAACTGATCCATTGAATTTTGAGGAAGCTGTGAAGAGTGCAAATTGGAGATTGGCCATGAACAGTGAAATCAAATCCATTGAAAAGAACCAAACATGGACACTCACTGAGCTGCCAGCTGGGGCCAAAAGAATAGGAGTGAAGTGGGTTTACAAAACCAAATACAATGAGCATGGAAAGATCAATAAGTACAAGGCTCGTTTGGTTGCTAAAGGGTACTCTCAGAAGTATGGAGTGGACTATACAGAAGTTTTTGCACCAGTGGCAAGGATGGATACAGTAAGGATGATTATTGCTCTAGCTGCACAGAAGAATTGGACGATTTTTCAGCTGGATGTCAAGTCGGCTTTTCTCCATGGTGAGCTGAGTGAAGATGTTTATGTGGAGCAGCCAACAGGATATGAAAAAAAGGGCAGTGAGCATCTAGTTTACAAGTTACACAAAGCCTGGTATGGAttaaaacaagctccacgagcttggtttagTCGAATCGAAGCACATTTCATTAGTGAAGGGTTTCAGAGGTGCAATAGCGAGCAGACATTATTCACAAAGAGAagcaaagaaggaaaaattatcattgtaagtgtttatgttgatgatttAATCTTTACTGGTAATGATGAAGTTATGATGTCTGAATTTAAAAGCTCTATGTTAAGAGAGTTTGATATGTCAGACTTGGGGAAGATGAGGTTTTTTCTTGGGATCGAGGTGCTACAAAAGTCTGATGCTATTTATATATGCCAAAGGAAATATGCATTGGAAGTTTTGAGAAGGTTTGGTATGATGGAAAGTAATTCAGTGGGCAGTCCAATAGTTCCAGGTTTCAAAATAAgcagagatcaaaatggagactTTGTTGATGAGACATATTACAAGCAGCTGGTGGGTAGTTTAATGTATCTCACTGCCACAAGACCTGACATGATGTTTGTTACTTGTCTCATAAGTAGATATATGGCAAAACCAATGGGGATTCATCTACAGGCAGCTAAGAGAGCACTTCGATACTTAAAAGGGACTGTGAACTATGGAATTCATTATAAGAAAGGAGGAGATGGTGAGTTGTTGGCGTTTATAGATAGTGACTATGCCAGAGATATGGAAGACAGGAAGAGTACATCTGGTTACGTGTTTTTAATGAGTTCAAGTGCTGTTTCATGGTGTTCAAAAAAGCAACCTATTGTGACTTTATCAACCACAGAAGCTGAGTTTGTGGCAGCTGCAGTCTGTGCTTGTCAAGGAGTCTGGTTGAAGAGAATTTTAAAGGAGCTGGGACATTCTGATGGAGGCCGTACTACTGTGATGTGTGACAACAGTTCAACCATCAAGCTGTCTAAAAATCCAGTTATGCATGGACGCAGCAAGCATATTGATGTGAGGTTTCATTTCTTAAGGAATCTTATTAAGGAGGGTCCAATTGAATTAGTTCATTGTGGGAGTCAGGATCAGGTGGCGGACATAATGACCAAACCATTGAAGCTTGAAGTTTTTCAGAAGCTTCGAAAGCTGCTGGGAGTATGTGAAATTTCTGGTATAAACTAATTGCTTCACAGCACTTAACTAATTGCTTCACAGCACTTAGTTTAAGGGAGGGAATGAAGAAGTTTACTGCTGTTTTTCTGTTAGAATAAAGTCCTAGTCTTTAGGgatatttacttgtatttgatttgtttcAAGTTTCTGTTACCATTTGGCTTTATTTCCGCTAAGTGGGCTGTTTTGCTTTATTTCAGCTAAGTGGGCTGCTTTTTCGTTTCTGTTAAGATCGTGTATTGAATGGCTATTTAAGCCAAAGTTATTGTTAATAAAACTAAGTCATTCAATACAGCTTGTTGTGTTCTTGTCCTTAGTTTCAGATCAAAGTTCCTAACATGGAGAATCTGAGATGAAGccgagagaaatgaaaaaaaaaaaaaaaaaaccagaaccgataaaagaaaattatcaaaatcaaaatcaaaagaaaagaatgttaCCTGATGAAGCCGAGAAGCAGAGAGCAGAGCACTACAGAGGGCGAGAAcgagaaggaaaaaataataaaaaaaacccagcacTACAGAGGTCCACGATCACAACCATACCAAGTAAATTGCAACATTTGTCTCTAAGGTCCAGAAAGTTCTCCTGCAAACGAGAATTggagtgaaaaaagaaaagaaagggaaatcgaaatgaaaaaagaaagggaaaaatgaaaaatgaaattgaaccATACCTTGATCGGGTGAAGAGAAGATCATGGGCGTGGCGCCGTTATGCTTGAGGGCGTGATCGTGGGCGTGGCGGCGTGCGTGGAGGCAGAGAGAGTGAGCGGGCAGAGAGGCGTGAGAGGGCGAGGCAGAGTGGGAGAGGCAGAGAGGCGTGCCGCGTGACTCGCAGAGTGGGTGAGAGTGTGAGACGGTGAGGCCGTCTGACGGTGAGTCTTGAGAGTTGAGAGGCGTGAGACTTGAGAGAAGTGAGAAGTGAGAAGTGAAAACACTGAGAGTGAGAGGAGTTCAGATGAGAGTGTTAGctgttagggttagggttaggttttAGGACTCCTCCACTTAAACGACGTagttttaggggttttttttttttaaataaccaaatcCCTCGTACTATTTTATTAGTAAGGCAACGTCTcaaactatttttgtttctcataatTCGAGTCCAAACTCGAGTTTCTCACACTCGATTTTCAAGTGCATTTTCAAATGGCAAAATCAAGTCCACTGGACTCAAATTGTTAAAAACAAGAATAGTTTGAGACGTTGCCTAATAACATTACTTCGGATTTATAGttactttttaagaaaatcctAGTTTTAGGTGAGAAAAGACAAATCGGTCAGTAACCTGTTTGACTGCGCCGGTTCTCGATTCTCCGATTGAACCGGCCGATTTTTACTACTTAAcgtttttttagtttatttccGGTTTTATGGCATAATCAGATCGGATTGAGGATCGATTCCCAGTTGAACCAGTCGGACCGATCGGTCCGgtccagtttttaaaactatgggtAAAACAAGAAGCTGCAAAAGTGGTTTATGCAAAGACAAAGAGGAAAAGCAGAGTAGACAAACTTCTTTGTATGTAAGCAATAACATTTTGATTAtagttttattaaataataattagttttatatatatatatatatatttgaccttttcttttgtacaaaacttaatttttgttaacaatatttcttaaaaaacaaaacgaCTAAATGTGGAGCACTATACTAAAGAGGTGTGGATGTGGACCACTATAttactgctttttttttttccttaaaaataataaataaattaaacctATTCTACTCAATTAACTTGTGAATGGCAGAATGTGTGAATGTGATCAGTGTAAAGCTGTTGTATAGTTTGTACGGGTAAAAGTGGCACTCATACATGGATAAAACAATGCCTTTTGACCTATGTGCCTTCTAGACTCTACCACCAAAGAAATAAAGACAAATACAAAGTAAAACGCTGCGTTTTGATTTAATTAAGGAAGTGTGTGATGAAAATACACGTGTGAGTTAGTGATTAGATTAAGCTAAACCACGTGTATACGTTTGTTATTTCTAGAACGTTCTCCTCTCTAGAAagttcttttctctctcttataggTTAGATCTATGTTTTGTTGGTAAAATGTAGTGATTATTTGAAGTCTTTTCATATGCATCTTTTCATGTGTGTTTGCACTACCAATCATCCTTAGTTTTGTAGATCATTTTCCTAATGAAGATTTGGTATGCAGGACAAGGTGAACCAAAATTGATGCTACTACATGTACTGAAaacaatgttaatttttttttttttttttttttatattcctttATGAGAAACAGTTATTTATAACTATATTTATGGAGatcaattcttaaaaaaaaatgtatagaaaTCCAAATTATCATCAATCattaatcaaaaaaatatataaaagcagatAATTAATGCAGGAACGCACGAGATCCTGCCATGTGGTTCTCTATAAGAACAATTTCTCATAGGCATCCAACTCAACTTTTTGCACTCTTCTCCTAAAGCACTTGAAAACTGTCTCCGGTCTACATTATTgcccctttttcctttttctcctaTACTTCTTTTGACCTTTTGGGATTCCCCATAGCTACACTGTTACAACGGTTGCTCTTCCCAATTTGAAGAGTTTTGTTTTCATTGACAGCCTACACTACATATGCTATTCACTTTCACAAGGTAATATACACAACAATCTTGTCACTTGAGCTAATCAATTTGACATATGTTTCAACCTACAAAGCTTTAGTTCATTAGGAACTTTTTGAGATTTGccttttgacaaatcaaaagcATGACTATATTATGAGAAaccatttatatttgtattttttaaaatctcctTAAGGGGCAGGTTTGTTGATATAGCCCTTGGTTGTCATTCTTTTaactgaaataaataaataaaagaggtacttttactttctttttcttaatgtttaagattatttttgttgGCATTtacaattatcttttttttttcttcaccaatttttttatcttattttgatGCAAAAATGCAATAGAAGTATCTTAATTAGTGAACTATAGGATTCATAATACATGCTATAGAGTCATGGTTCCTACTCCTATGCTAATGCTAATGGAGCTTGAGACTGTTCTTAgaataaacaaacaatttaagtttaataatattgttaaacatAAAGTGGAACTagaatgataataataaattacaattaacAAAATCagaatgaattttgaaaaacttcttctatttgttattgttattatttttttaatcattgttGTTAAATGTATTGGTGCATAAGCACATGTTACATGTTAGTTTATCTAATTTACAAGATTTTTATGCAATGCTGTCAATCGGGCAAGTTTTGCTCATATggtaatttaaaattgataataatcaCTATAGATGAAATCTAGAAGCATAAGATCAATAGAATGAAAGATGACGTATGCTTTAATACCAATCGAGTCTTAAATCATTTAGGATAGTAATAAAAGTATAGTGAATTTTCTTTTGGGACCCTAAATATGTCAAGGTCAGATTTGAGTCAGCTACAATACaagatttttaataaattatagaaaaataattttgagcTGAATTTTTCGTTGTATATTCTATACATATAGGAGTTTATCCCTATTAAATTTCAAGTTGATTGGACCATTCTAGGTGGGCCAAATGAATTTGTACAAAGAGCTATTGTGCTTTagatttaatttgaaactaTGATGAGAATGCAAGACTATGTGGAATTCAGCCATATTGAGCAAGTCTTAGAAGCTATGCAAAAGGATCTCAATTATATACATATTGGAGCTTATCCCTACtaaattttaagttaattaGACAATTTTAGGTGAGTCAAAATTACAAAGAGCTATTCTTCTCTAGATTTAATCTGAAACGGGGTTGAGAATGCTTAAGACTTTGTGGAATTCGTCCATTTTGAGAAAGTCTTAGAAGCTTTGCAAAAGGAtctcaattatatttatatgtgaagatatgaaaacttgaattttggGATGCAAGGAGATGGAATACATCTGACACATCATTTTTCAATGAAAGGGGTCAAGACCAATCCTAAGAAGATTGAAGCAACAATACAATGACCTACTCTTATGCCCTTAAATCAATATTTAGGTTCTAACCTCAAGTTCTAATCAGACCCTAATCATTAGGGAACTCAATTTCAGATCATGGAATGTACAGGGGTAATTGGGTTGTCTAGTTGGGAAGTTAGTTAGGATGGTTGTATGGATAATTAGCACAATATGAATTAGTTAAAGATTATTTAACACATGTTAAATGAAGGACAATAAGATTTGAGAATAATCATCCAATATGAATTAAGGATGATCTTGAATAGGAAGTTAATTATATTTCTTAAACTCATTAATGAACAATGCTTTAGTTTTCTCAAATTGGTTGTATGGATAATTAGCACAATATGAATTAGTTAAAGATTATTTAACACATGTTAAATGAAGGACAATAAGATTTGAGAATAATCATCCAATATGAATTAAGGATGATCTTGAATAGGAAGTTAATTATATTTCTTAAACTCATTAATGAACAATGCTTTAgttttctcaaattctctctctctctctctctctctctctctctctctctctctctctctctctctctctctctctctctct contains:
- the LOC126728437 gene encoding uncharacterized protein LOC126728437, producing MTTEGSFIQPAIPRFDGHYDHWSMLMENLLRSKEFWGLVEPGYIEPASESVQTDAQRKKNDEMKLKDLKVKNYLFQAINRTVLDTILKKDTAKDIWDSMKKKFKGNARVKRSHLQALRREFETLEMRTGEKVTEYFFRVMTVANKMQIYGEDMQDVKVVEKILRSLTEKFNYVVCSIEESKDIDALTVDELQSSLIVHKQKFQRRNGEEQALKVTSEEKF